The window ataaagttaatactttaaaacctaataatttttctctctcttttttcttaaatgttttttaaattctggCTTAAGATTCCTATTGGCAGCATATCAGACCAATAACTTTAACTTTGTAAATGGAAATGCAGTGATTTTACCGTTTGTTCTCCCGACATCTCAGTCGTAGGTAAGTGTAAAATGTTAAGGTACAACTTGTACAGATTTTGCTTAAAATCCAACAATCTGTTCTGCTTTGTCCCTTGCCTCCCTGAAGTGTAACTGAATCTAGCTACGACAGACTGTGTTGGTGCTTGTGTGGACTTAAAAATGCACAAAGGATCTGTGAGAGTTGGAGGAGCACTCTACTGTGcaatatttacattaaataaGTAAGCCCACCCTTTCAGcatgctttgctttctgaatttcaCATGAGATGTGTCTTGCTTATTATAGGCAAGTCCTATCATTTGCATTAAGGCAAAAAGCCTGAATGAGTTGCCAGGTACCAAAAAATAGAGGAATGTtccttgttttttaattaattgaaaGTGCTGCAACAGTAACTTAATAGTTTGTATCCCTTCACTCAAATatgagaagaaaggaggaggggagtgattgctgtgtatatatatgtagtaAGTTGTTaactttcttcctctgttgcaCGTGGGAATCAGTTTGAGAGTACTTGCATACTAAGCTTTTATTGGAATGGTCATTATTCATTATTGAATATCATATTTATCCCTCCATCCTAGCAATattctagtttatttttattgccgATGTGCTCTGCATACAACTGAACCCCTCTGTTTTTACCCCTCTACTGAAGGTTTCCAATAACTGTGTGGCAAGATGGGCAGTCCGATGTATGCAAAGCTACAATCCAGTCTGCCAGGACTGCTTCCTTTCGTTGCTCCCCAACACCAtccattttctcttccacatACTTTCAGAGATGCTGAATATGTCTAGTATTGAAACATTTTAGAAGCCATAGTTGAAGCTACTTTACAGACTTCAAGTTGCTTTTAATCAGAAAAGAcatgctttttggttttgtatggtaaacattttttaatttattttttgattgtaAGTGGCTTTCAACAGATTCATTTTACTGGATATGTTCACAACAGAGTTAGACTACAGTCTGTTATGTTTTGGTCTACAGATCAGTTCCTGGATGTGATTTCTTGAATGAagtgaactatttttttttttaatgaaaccttGGGTATTGGATATTGTCATTGATAAATTATATCATGCAACAATTCAGGCTTTTTAGCTGTGTTGGAAGTTGCTTTTCTGCTTGCATGATTGTTGTGTTCTCTGCTGTGTAATaaactgaaagataaaaattgCAATGCGATCTGCTCCCTCGGTATACAGTTGGTGTGCGATGCCAGGTGCAGCGTTTCTGATGACAGAACCAGTTTATGATTTATTCATGCAGACAGACCAGCAATGTTGGCTTGTCAGCTACGCAAGTTGGACGTCTTAAAGGAAGCTTTAAGGTGGTTATATCTTCCTGATAATTCCATGTATGGGTATGATTAGACACCAAGGCTTGCTTTGGTGCTGGACTGGCATCTTTATGCTTTTGGGAAATACCTGTCTTGATGGTATCTCTTCAAGTAGCTCAAATAGTACAGCGTGAGTTAGCAGTATTGTACCCATGCAATATGTTAGCTCAGTGGTGTGTCTTTTTGGACCAAGAccaatgaaaattattttaactgttaATCACGTAAAGCTGTACTAACTAAAAGTAAAGGACTGACTTGCTGACTTGCATTGTGTGCTATTTTTATCAGAGTTCTGCCTGTGGCTCTGTGTTTATTGTTTAACATTTAAGAGAGGTGGGGCCTGACCATACCGGATTGGCAGCCCGAAAGCTACTGCCTTCTGCAGCTGGCTGTCGCCCAGGTTCCCTGCATGGCCTAGGGATGGCAATGGCTCATTTTTTCCCATCAGTGGATACGTGGCTTATCTTGCAAGGTTGCTGGAAGGAATCATTAGATAACAACTTTTAACTACTttgaagctgaaaaatgttgtgGCATTGTTAGGTGTTATTTAAATGATCTGAGGCAGATAAATCTTCTTGCCtttcatgttgctttttttttttttcataccacAAAAGCTTGTTCTAATTAGTGAAAAAATATCACAGTAACAATTAGTGTGAGTTTGATTATTTAGAGTAGGCCTTTGAGATGTGCATAAAACTAGAAAGTGTATTTGCTGTTTCAAGTggtcatgtttttaaatattcaacTGCGGCTATGTTGAGAAAACAAAGATTACAAATGCACACATCCCAAATTCAGGTGTAAGTTGAAGTTGTCCATGCAACCTCAGCCTGTGTTCCACCTCAAAtgcttgtcttgttttctgCTACCTAATCTTTGTGCTGTTGAATACACAGAAAATCATAGCTGTGAGGACGTGTCACGATTACACGAGTGGAAACTTGGTTTGAAGACCATGGCATTGTCTCTGTACCAGTCTgtctttccctccttttcttgcCATGATGCCTGTGAAGGAGCTTGCCCAGCATTACTGAAATCTGTGGTGGTGCGTGAAATTCAGCTGCTGAAATATAAGATGCACAAATGACCGCAAAGTTTTGGGGTATATCCATGGGTGCAACAAAAGACTCAGTTACGCAAATCCTCCCCTTTGCTAAATTTCAGATCCTTCCCTAACAAACAGAGCTATTCTAATGTATCCAAGATTTTTGAATAGATgcaaaacaatgtatttttactagttttttcctgaaaacagacatttggcattaaaaatcagaaaaatgtaaGCCACCGAACAGTTGTGCAACAAAACTGGCTGGCATCTTAATGTGCCTTGTCTGTATAACGTGTAAGCACTGGGCTAGTATATTGGTTATGACTTAGGTATAAAGCCTATCTATAATTCCTGGGAGTTAATTTGTGTTacattaacacttttttttatcatcagCATAAAAAGTACGCAATATTGCAcaaactttttgctttctgttatgGTAGGAAGAGTATTAGGTTAGGATTAAATCTGAGAAGTATCTCAGATGCAGGTATGTTGCCACAAAGCTGTCTGTTGTTTTAGAGATTTGAAACACCATCGCTCGTGTTTGAGATCTGACACCATCCAGGGCATCGGTAGGTGAAGGACTCTTAAGACTCTGACGGCACAGAGCCAAGAGCTGGAACAACACGTAGTCCTTGGCCAGGAGGGAGAAATGGGGCTGAGCTTGAAAATGCCACTTTTCTTGCCACAGTGAGGAATGGGGGAGTTTTTCCTGATTAGCCCACAGCAACGTGGATTCCTATGTGCGTTGGCTCTCAAGTATGCTTGCTTGATCTGTATCAACCGgtctaattaaatattttctgtttgcaagCCTCACTTACGTTTTATATCTTTAGGCTACCATAGTTTCAATATTAATGTTCATGCAAATGGTACTTGgaaggtaagaaaaataaaaacatttttccaagaaagaaaacGTGTGCTATAAGAAAGGAGTTGATATGCCCCACagtaaaagcaaagacaaaaatccTATTTCCATAATAAAGCTCTGACATCCATATTAATTTATGTGCATGTACAGTGTTttccttggtgttttttttttccccagtatgtATGTATAGTTCATACTCTCCACGGTCTTCGTTCTCTGTTTTGACAAATGTGTGGCTTTGGCCCGGTCTCATTGCGTGGTGCTGACGGTTTTAAGGCACACAGTAAAAAGTGGGTGTCAGCAGCTGAAGTACTGTGTCCACTCTCCACAGGTCCCAAATAGTCATGAAGCTTCACTATTAAACTGAAAGCAAGGAAGAACTAATTCTGTGACAGgaccattttattattttttaaaaagattatttatctTTCAGCTTGGAAGCTTTGCTTGATATGGTGGACAGgccctctcttttctttttagctgtaaatatatacacacacgcatATATGCCTTTAGTCTGTGGGCTTTTTGCCCATCTGGCTGTATGGAAAAGCTCCTCAGGAGCTACTGAAGACCCACGCCAAACTGAATCTGTGCCTCTCGGTGCAGGGGGAGGTGGAAGCAGCCCCAGGCGGAGCTTCTCCCCCGGGGGACGGCGGGGCGGTTCAGGGGGGGCAAAAGCGAGAAAATTGGGTAAAAGTTCTTTATTATGCGCAGTTTATGTGAATGCTTGATTGTCCTGGAGCGCTGAGCTCCGGCGGTTTGCGGATAACCCCGCCTTAACAGCGAGGCGTTCTCGGTGCCGCCCGGGGCAGCGCCCGCCTCAGCGCGCCCAAGATGGCGCCCGCCGCCCTCTCTCCagcccgcccgccgccaccACCACGCACTGCGCAGGGGCGGGAAGCGGGGCTGAGCCGGAAGCGGAAGCGGTGCCCGGAGCCCCGGCGGAAGCGGCGGTTGTCCGGGGAGacggagcgcggcggggccgggatgtggcggctgctgctggcgctggccgggctcggcggggccctggCGGCCGGtgagggcggcggcgggcggggagcggggctgatGTCCCCCCTGTGACGTGCTCCGAGCCCGAGGCCGCCCTTCGGTGCTGAGCTCGGTTTGGGCTCTCGGTACAGGAAGGGCAtcggggtgctgctggagggccCGGAGCACAGGTCCTGTGagggcggctgagggagctgggggtgtttggtctggggaagaggaggctcagggcagagctcattgctctctgcaactgcctgaaaggaaggggtggggagctgggggtcggcctcttctcacaggtaaccagcgataggaccagagggaatggcctcaggttgcgccaggggaggttcgggttggaaatgaggagacatttcttctcagaaagagccgtcaggcactggaacgggttgcctagggaggtggtggagtcaccatccctaggggtgttcaaggacaggttggatctggcacttagggacatggcttagtgggtgacagtggtagggggatggttggtCCGGATAATCTTGGAGGGCATTTCCAACagtaatgattctgtgattctggtgCAGGGGCCGTGACGGAGCTGAATgccgctgggacccccccggccgcTGCTGTTGGCTCCGCGCAGGTTGGCAGCGGCGAAGCGGTGCGGTACCGGACTGCAGAAATGGCCGACGCGATGCTGGGCAGTgggctcccagcccagcaggccGTGGGGCTCTCGGTGGTGCCGGGGGAGGCGAGGGAAGAGCAGGAGTCCACTGCTGCCACGACTGGGACTtgtgaggcggcggcgggcggcagtGGGGAGTGCGGCGCAGGGAGCAGGCCCTCGGCTCCCCTCGCCCAGCCCGACACGCAGGGCCGCGAGCACGCAGCAGGCTCGCCCGTTGTGCTGGAGACCGTGCTGCCTGGTACTGCTGAGGAGCCCAACGGCACTGAGAGCGTGAAGACCCCCAAGGTGGCCTGCGAGGAGAGGAACGTGACCGGGATCAGCAACTTCACACTGCAGATCCTGAACGTGTCCCAGGTAAGCGGCCCACCCATTTTACGGCTCCGTGCTGTGTGGGTCTGTTTCTTCAGTATTTGATTTGTTGGATTTCCTTGCCTTACAGCCTTTCTGATATTGACAAGCGAAAAAATCTGAGCGAGAAAGCTGTTTGTGTCATTCTGAGTAGAAAAAGTGGAGAAATGGCTCAATCCACAAGCCTGTGAGCCTGTAGCGAATGGTCAGCCTTCACGCACGGTGCATTAGTGTCTCTAGAATTGTTAATGGCCCTTATTGCCGGTTCCTTTGCCTATTTCTAGTTCTTTCTTGTAataaaggatgttttttttttaattaatacattTGTTTAACCTCTTCAAAGGGTTATTTTAAACACttgtccatttattttaaaaagttttaaaacaaacgtGCAGTTACTTGATAAATCTTGTCAAGTATCTAATTGTTTGCTGCATGATGCATTTCTACGTAGGATTGTTCTATGTTTCATTATCTGTgtctgttctgctttctttaaGGATCTGATGGAGTTCCTAAACCCAAACAGCAGTGACTGTACCTTAGTCCTGTTCTACACGCCGTGGTGCCGCTTTTCTGTTAGTCTGGCCcctcattttaattctttaccTCGAGCATTTCCAACTCTTCGCTTCCTGGCACTGGATGCATCACAACATAGCAGGTAATTTACACACCCTATGCTCTGGTGTCTTATTTACAATAGcaagttttgtgttttacaaaacaggagtgttttattttaatgtttaatataAATGGTTATGTGGCCCTTTTATTTTTGGCTatgctgtttccatttttttttttcctatggacAACATTACAGAAAGGAACTACTACTCCAACAATAGCTATAATTAACCTGGAAGCTGTGTTCTGTGAGCTGGCTTTTGGGTTTCATTATTCTGAAAAGTGTTAAATATTCCATTTACCCTCGTATATGTCCTTCAATAACAAAACTTTTATCCGTATGATACATGTGTGAAGAAGCAACGTACTGATTCACTGCTGAATCTTGCGTTATTGACATAACTCATTAGCAAACCTCCCCAGTACTGCACAAAGTGGTTACACGTTGTTTTCTTACgaagagagaaattaatttagtAAAACTGACGCTTCCTGCATTGTGGCtacctttgtttctttctccagtggatttcttttccttatacCTTGTATTTGCTTTGTGTTCAACAGTTTATCAACTAGGTTTGGAACTGTAGCCGTGCCCAATATCCTCCTTTTCCAAGGTGCTAAACCTATGGCGAGATTTAATCATACAGACAGAACGCTGGAAACACTGaaagacttcatttttaatcaaacaGGTATGTAAATCAGCTCTGATGCATCAAAAGGAAGAACAGGTTGGCTTTTAGCTCCAAAtgcagctttcctcctcctgttggttggtttttaaaatgaatttgatGAAAACCCTGAGAGGATCTGGCAGAGGTTGCTGCAGTGAGCTGGGTTTTGGGGCACGCTGAAACCAGGAACTTATTGGGCTGCTTTCACAGAGTAGGGGGAAATGGTGGGGTTTAGCTAGGGGGATTGAGCACATCTTCATGCCCAAATACTTAATTTGGGAATAAAGGCAGGTGAACCGTGGGAACATTGCCATGCGTGGCAGCTGGGGGAAAAGACAATTTCAGTTCTCGTGCTAGAAGAGACAAAAGGATTCCAGTTTCCTTGATATGGCTGTCCACGTTGTGAGCTCCGTGCCTCTCTAGTCCTACTGTGCTGTGTTcaggaaggaaaaccaaaaacccTATGCACAGGCCTATGTCCGCCTTCATTAGAGGCCACAGGTTGTTATATTTGCTAATGCAGCagagatattttaaaacaactccCCCGCAGACACACAAAAGGCCCTGCTGTGGAAGGACAAAACAACCCTTTTCCTGTTACAAAAATTTGCATACACGTTGATAACGTTTTGCTTTTATATAAGCAAACTACATACTCAGCGTGTTAAAACACAAGGACTGTCTCAGCAAAATGCTAAGTCTAACCGTGCACGTGCCTTAATTTGAGAACGAGAACAAAGCTCCAAATACATAAAGCTTCTCTATATTTAATGATCGTTACGGGGGTTGatcaaatgctttctttttcaggtaTAGAAGCTAAAAGCGATGTGACTGTGACAGAGGAAGACTGGGCCGGGCCCCTGCCAAGTGTCCTGACAAAAGGAATAGACTGGCTActcctgttttctttgctctttctggCTAGCTTTATCATGTATGCTACCATTCGAACTGAGAGCATTCGGTGGCTGATCCCAGGGCAAGAGCATGAACATCAAGAATAATTCGAGATGCTGAAACATGGACAAAATTTCCCGGGCGTCGGTAAAGCGGGAATTTGTGCAGACTGGAACTACGTAAGAATGAACTATTGAATTTGTTGGTTGTAATTTATAATGTTGACTCAAAATTGGCTTTATTTATCCACTACTGAATCCGTAAAAAGCCAGCTGAGGCAATTAAAATGGTAAGTAGACAAATGCGAAGAAACACGAACTAAGAAAGTATTTATTGAAGTCCTCTGACCTGCTTATTTTTCATGAACTTTAATGTAAATATGTGATACAGTTCTACTTGGCTCTTCTGAAGAGGTCCCCAAACTTTGTAGATAGGATAAGATTTCTGCAGTATCCTGGCCTCTGTACGTGGTACTGCTTGGCTTGGGAGTTGAACTGCTTTGATGGAATGATGGAATCTTCTTTTACAGAACCTACAGATGTATGAACTAATGTTTCCACATGGCTGATGTGGTAAACATGGTTGAATTAGGATGCATTGGCCCACACAGATCGTAACTCAACTTTTGGCTCATGTATTCCTGAAACAATAAAACCTTACAGGGATATGCTGGTGAATGGTGTTACTAAATTATTTTGTCAGTAAAGTGAACTAcgaagaggaaaaaagttttaaaacacaatgtGCTTCAAATGGGTTATTCCACTGTCTGAAACGATTTTAATATTAACTGTATGTATTTGCTTTGTACTGTGGGGTACAGTAATACcagcaataataaaaattccgaattttgttttacagctcTTGACAGGTGCCTGTTTTCCACCTGTGATACACCGGGGTTAGGTGCTCACTGTATTCTATGACTTTTGACTTAGTGGCAGTTCTTCATAAGGTTTAGAATCATTTCCAAAGCTTACCTCATTGTATGTGTGCAATTTGTTTACCACTTCCCTCTAGAATTAAGTTGCATTCATTGtcctcactttaaaaaaaaaataaatcccattttTAGTGTAATCTTTTAAGGCACTTACAGCATTGAAAAGATGACTTCGGAAGTACAGATCACCTGTCTAAATTAGCAAGAATAGTCTTGACATTTATTTAAACTCTACTAATGTGTTTGCAGGTTGCAAAGTCTGGGGGTGAGGCTatgtaaagaattttttctttttttagttttgattAGTATGGAACAGTTTATATAAGGAATATACTGatgtttttggtgtgttttttgtttttttgtttttttatcacTTAGGGTGTTACAGCAAACCCCTGCCACATATAAACACTGACATGAAGTTTTAGAGTGTGAATTAAAGTAAGAAGAAGCAAAGATATTAATAAGATTTGTTGGCAAAGAGCTCGTATCCCTGTGTCGTAATGCTTTGGGTACTTTTCTGGTGCCTGTACCTTTCTGCTTAGGAAGGGTCAGGTCCTGTATTTCTGTGCTTAGAAGCGTTGATAAAACTTAAATATCACTGAAGATAAAGGTAGGCatgattttattaataattcaaAGCCTGAAGATTTTGAGCAAAGAGGTGGAGAGTTCCCTGCCTCCGGCCGgtctgggaggcagcaggacagaCTCCCCCCGGTAATCCTCTCCCTCCCTATAAAACCAAACAACGTTGGCACCACAAAACCCCCCTCAGGCCTTCGGGGGAGCCCCTTTTTGGCGACAAATCCCCCCCTCCCTCGCCCTCCGGTGCCCGGTGCcgt is drawn from Anser cygnoides isolate HZ-2024a breed goose chromosome 14, Taihu_goose_T2T_genome, whole genome shotgun sequence and contains these coding sequences:
- the TXNDC15 gene encoding thioredoxin domain-containing protein 15 — translated: MAPAALSPARPPPPPRTAQGREAGLSRKRKRCPEPRRKRRLSGETERGGAGMWRLLLALAGLGGALAAGAVTELNAAGTPPAAAVGSAQVGSGEAVRYRTAEMADAMLGSGLPAQQAVGLSVVPGEAREEQESTAATTGTCEAAAGGSGECGAGSRPSAPLAQPDTQGREHAAGSPVVLETVLPGTAEEPNGTESVKTPKVACEERNVTGISNFTLQILNVSQDLMEFLNPNSSDCTLVLFYTPWCRFSVSLAPHFNSLPRAFPTLRFLALDASQHSSLSTRFGTVAVPNILLFQGAKPMARFNHTDRTLETLKDFIFNQTGIEAKSDVTVTEEDWAGPLPSVLTKGIDWLLLFSLLFLASFIMYATIRTESIRWLIPGQEHEHQE